A single Haloglycomyces albus DSM 45210 DNA region contains:
- a CDS encoding N-6 DNA methylase — MSNWKFRDRSFPEPIDAEGKYFDLDAVAAWADQEGRPVRISGTDRIWYDYLGNERRSTTALADILEQLYPGPMTDPALHELAKGESSNALIESFVAKTSLGTGIEPAEYLRDISVAVRSNRPADVYDPAAGTGELLLALAGALHVGRVVAVTSSEDDSIIALARLQAAFPEQSVAVRSVDPFAEPVGEERFDLVVCDAYSAARSQSTPQLDVGDVRSRFGRPPKSEPELTWLVHCLTVTAANGHAVIRMPNAAAHRKTGRRIRSELLRQGLLRAVVANPDGRTQTWVLDGENHGAADRRLMVSEFDSFARKWNAGDGEVAGAASVPVIELLDQSVDLSPNLHLGPGHATESDFRDGVHALRRRLRGITSTLPEWDFESSAQYPLVSLGALDKAGEISISTAREGHGVVLDHRHLRVVTVGDVPESEALYWLVEASDEWDPHYLAAGIHSGVRDMSTAVTGEAKRRVMGIRVPRLPVEEQRRRGAAFRVVWELNQELEAARREGRDVMFDAAQVLMENRVTGEVDSSGRHGCT, encoded by the coding sequence GTGAGTAATTGGAAATTCCGCGACCGGTCCTTCCCCGAACCGATTGATGCTGAAGGAAAGTACTTCGATCTCGATGCCGTAGCCGCGTGGGCCGATCAGGAGGGTCGCCCCGTGCGGATTTCCGGTACGGATCGCATTTGGTACGACTACCTGGGAAACGAGCGGCGCTCCACGACGGCCTTGGCCGACATATTGGAACAGCTCTACCCCGGGCCGATGACCGACCCGGCGCTACACGAACTGGCCAAAGGCGAATCCAGCAACGCACTCATCGAGTCCTTTGTCGCCAAAACCTCACTTGGAACGGGCATTGAACCGGCGGAATACCTGCGGGATATCAGTGTTGCCGTGCGGTCGAACCGACCCGCCGACGTCTATGATCCTGCAGCCGGGACCGGAGAGCTCCTCCTGGCCTTGGCGGGTGCGCTTCACGTCGGCAGAGTCGTCGCGGTCACCTCCTCCGAGGACGATTCCATTATCGCGCTCGCCCGACTTCAGGCCGCCTTTCCCGAGCAGTCCGTCGCAGTGAGAAGCGTCGACCCGTTCGCGGAACCGGTCGGTGAAGAGCGCTTTGATTTGGTGGTTTGCGATGCGTACAGCGCTGCGCGCTCCCAGTCGACCCCGCAATTGGATGTCGGCGACGTGCGGAGCCGATTCGGCCGCCCACCTAAATCGGAGCCGGAACTCACCTGGCTCGTCCATTGCCTGACGGTCACCGCTGCGAATGGACACGCGGTGATCCGGATGCCGAACGCCGCGGCTCATCGCAAAACCGGACGTCGTATTCGCTCAGAGTTGCTGCGTCAAGGTCTGCTCCGCGCCGTCGTCGCCAATCCGGACGGACGGACTCAGACCTGGGTATTGGACGGGGAGAATCACGGTGCTGCTGACCGGCGACTCATGGTGTCCGAATTCGACTCCTTCGCTCGGAAATGGAACGCCGGTGATGGCGAGGTTGCCGGTGCAGCCTCGGTTCCCGTTATCGAATTGCTGGATCAATCGGTGGACTTGAGCCCCAATCTCCATCTTGGTCCAGGCCACGCGACCGAATCGGACTTTCGCGATGGAGTACATGCTCTCCGCCGACGGCTCCGCGGAATTACCTCGACCTTGCCGGAGTGGGATTTCGAATCCAGTGCACAGTACCCCCTGGTAAGTCTCGGGGCCTTGGACAAGGCCGGCGAGATCTCGATCTCGACGGCGCGAGAAGGGCACGGCGTCGTCCTTGACCACCGACATCTGCGAGTGGTGACCGTTGGAGACGTCCCCGAATCAGAGGCGCTCTATTGGTTGGTGGAGGCGAGCGATGAATGGGACCCGCACTACCTGGCCGCTGGGATCCACAGCGGGGTGCGGGACATGTCGACCGCCGTCACCGGCGAAGCCAAGCGTCGTGTGATGGGAATCCGGGTTCCACGCCTCCCCGTGGAGGAACAGCGTCGTCGCGGGGCAGCGTTTCGAGTCGTATGGGAGCTCAATCAGGAGCTTGAAGCGGCTCGTCGGGAGGGTAGGGACGTCATGTTCGACGCCGCGCAGGTGCTTATGGAGAATCGGGTCACCGGTGAGGTGGATTCAAGTGGTCGTCACGGGTGCACCTAG
- the rpsJ gene encoding 30S ribosomal protein S10, translated as MAGQKIRIRLKAYDHEVVDSSARKIVETVTRTGANISGPVPLPTEINRFCVIKSPHKYKDSREHFEMRTHKRLIDILDPTPKTVDSLMRLDLPAGVDIEIKL; from the coding sequence ATGGCGGGACAGAAGATCCGCATCAGGCTGAAGGCGTACGACCACGAGGTCGTCGATTCCTCAGCCCGCAAGATTGTGGAGACGGTCACCCGTACTGGAGCGAATATCTCCGGTCCGGTACCGCTCCCGACTGAAATAAACCGTTTTTGTGTCATTAAGTCGCCGCACAAGTACAAGGATTCGCGCGAGCACTTCGAGATGCGCACGCACAAGCGCCTCATCGACATCCTCGACCCGACTCCGAAGACCGTCGATTCGCTTATGCGTCTCGACCTGCCGGCCGGCGTTGACATCGAGATCAAGCTGTAG
- the rplC gene encoding 50S ribosomal protein L3 yields the protein MERKIKGILGTKLGMTQVWDEKGQAVPVTVVQAGPNVVSQIRKPEIDGYSAVQLGFGDIKLKKVTKPLQGHFEKAGVAPRRHLVELRTSDAADYELGQTLDATVFESGELVDVTGKTKGKGFAGVMKRHGFSGMGAGHGVHKVHRAPGAIGGCATPGRVFKGMNMAGRMGGNRQTTQNLKVHAVDTERGLLLIKGAVPGPKNGLVLVRSAVKAVV from the coding sequence ATGGAACGCAAAATCAAAGGCATCCTGGGCACCAAACTCGGCATGACCCAGGTGTGGGACGAAAAAGGCCAGGCCGTACCCGTGACGGTCGTCCAGGCCGGTCCCAACGTCGTAAGCCAAATCCGTAAACCCGAGATCGACGGCTACAGCGCCGTCCAGCTCGGTTTCGGCGACATCAAACTGAAAAAAGTCACCAAGCCGTTGCAGGGGCACTTTGAGAAGGCCGGTGTCGCTCCGCGTCGCCACCTCGTCGAACTGCGCACCTCCGACGCTGCTGACTACGAACTCGGCCAGACGCTGGACGCCACCGTTTTCGAGAGCGGTGAGCTCGTGGACGTCACCGGTAAGACCAAGGGTAAGGGCTTCGCCGGTGTCATGAAGCGTCACGGCTTCTCCGGTATGGGAGCCGGACACGGTGTGCACAAGGTCCACCGTGCCCCCGGTGCCATCGGCGGTTGCGCCACTCCGGGGCGCGTCTTCAAGGGTATGAACATGGCGGGCCGCATGGGCGGTAACCGTCAGACGACCCAGAACCTGAAGGTTCACGCCGTGGACACCGAGCGTGGTTTGCTGCTTATTAAAGGTGCCGTTCCCGGACCGAAGAACGGTCTGGTGCTCGTCCGTAGCGCAGTGAAGGCGGTCGTCTAA
- the rplD gene encoding 50S ribosomal protein L4: MSIEVKVKDAAGKETGTTIELPVDIFDVEPNIPLMHQVVTAQQAAGRTGSANTKTRGEVRGGGKKPYRQKGTGRARQGSIRAPQFTGGGTVHGPKPRSFAERTPKKMIAAATFGALTDRVRSEQLHVIDSFIKDESPKTKTAKTALANVSEANKVLVVLSRDEEVQWKSLSNLTNVHLLTAGQVNCYDVLNNEDVVFSEAALRQLIADRSKQEATA; this comes from the coding sequence ATGAGCATTGAAGTCAAAGTAAAAGACGCTGCTGGTAAAGAGACCGGGACGACCATCGAGCTCCCCGTCGACATTTTCGACGTAGAGCCGAACATCCCGCTCATGCACCAAGTGGTTACCGCCCAGCAGGCGGCCGGTCGCACCGGATCGGCCAACACCAAGACCCGTGGCGAGGTCCGCGGTGGAGGTAAGAAGCCTTACCGCCAGAAAGGTACCGGTCGTGCCCGTCAGGGTTCGATCCGCGCCCCCCAGTTCACGGGCGGTGGAACCGTACACGGACCGAAACCGCGTTCGTTCGCCGAGCGTACTCCCAAGAAGATGATTGCCGCCGCCACGTTCGGCGCTCTCACCGACCGGGTACGCAGCGAGCAGCTGCACGTCATCGACTCCTTCATCAAGGACGAGAGCCCGAAGACCAAGACCGCCAAAACGGCGCTGGCCAATGTCAGCGAAGCGAACAAGGTCCTGGTCGTTCTCTCCCGCGATGAAGAAGTTCAGTGGAAGAGCCTGTCGAACCTCACCAACGTTCACCTGCTCACCGCTGGCCAGGTCAACTGCTACGACGTGCTCAACAATGAAGACGTCGTGTTCAGCGAGGCCGCTCTGCGGCAGCTCATCGCTGACCGTAGTAAGCAGGAGGCTACGGCATGA
- the rplW gene encoding 50S ribosomal protein L23, with translation MSEVTIADPRDIIIKPIISEKSYALLGDNKFTFEVDKRANKAHIKIAIKQIYGVEVEKVNTINRQGKRKRTRYGWGKRKDTKRAIITINGDPGRLGEVFGGTIN, from the coding sequence ATGAGTGAAGTGACCATCGCCGATCCGCGCGACATCATCATCAAGCCGATCATTTCGGAGAAATCCTACGCTCTGCTTGGTGACAACAAGTTCACCTTCGAGGTGGACAAACGCGCCAACAAGGCCCACATCAAGATCGCCATCAAGCAGATCTACGGTGTCGAGGTCGAAAAAGTGAACACCATTAACCGTCAAGGTAAGCGCAAGCGCACCCGCTACGGCTGGGGCAAGCGTAAAGACACCAAGCGCGCCATCATCACCATTAACGGTGACCCGGGCCGTCTCGGTGAAGTCTTCGGCGGAACGATCAACTAA
- the rplB gene encoding 50S ribosomal protein L2: MAIRRYKPTTPGRRGSSVSDFAEITRSHPEKSLVKPITKTGGRGNGGKINTRHRGGGHKRRYRIIDFRRHDKDGIPAKVAHIEYDPNRTANIALLHYVDGEKRYILAPRDIKQGDRIESGQGADIKPGNAMELRHMPVGTTIHAVEMKPGSGAALGRSAGTAIQLQAREGKYAHLRMPSGEIRLVDVRCRATVGAVGNSEHSNINWGKAGRRRWKGWRPSVRGVVMNPIDHPHGGGEGRTSGGRHPVNPKGKPEGRTRKKNHPTDRLIVRRRQANRKRGK; encoded by the coding sequence ATGGCTATTCGTAGATACAAGCCGACCACTCCTGGTCGTCGCGGATCGAGCGTTTCCGACTTCGCCGAGATTACTCGTTCGCACCCGGAGAAATCACTGGTCAAGCCGATCACTAAGACCGGCGGACGGGGTAACGGCGGTAAGATCAACACCCGTCACCGCGGTGGAGGTCACAAGCGGCGTTACCGCATCATCGACTTCCGGCGCCACGATAAAGACGGTATTCCGGCCAAGGTCGCCCACATCGAGTACGACCCGAACCGGACGGCCAACATCGCGCTGCTGCACTACGTCGACGGGGAAAAGCGCTACATTCTCGCTCCCCGAGACATCAAGCAGGGCGACCGGATTGAGAGCGGCCAGGGAGCCGACATCAAGCCCGGTAACGCGATGGAGCTGCGTCACATGCCGGTCGGTACCACCATTCACGCAGTGGAGATGAAGCCCGGTTCGGGTGCGGCCCTTGGTCGCAGCGCCGGAACGGCCATTCAGCTGCAGGCTCGGGAAGGGAAGTACGCCCACCTGCGTATGCCTTCCGGCGAGATTCGACTGGTGGACGTGCGTTGCCGTGCGACCGTCGGTGCGGTCGGAAACTCCGAGCACAGCAACATCAACTGGGGTAAAGCCGGACGTCGTCGGTGGAAGGGCTGGCGCCCGTCCGTCCGCGGTGTCGTGATGAACCCGATCGACCACCCGCACGGTGGTGGTGAAGGACGCACCTCCGGTGGTCGTCACCCGGTTAACCCAAAGGGTAAGCCCGAGGGTCGTACCCGTAAGAAGAACCACCCGACGGACCGCCTCATTGTGCGTCGTCGTCAGGCTAACCGGAAGCGGGGTAAGTAA
- the rpsS gene encoding 30S ribosomal protein S19, giving the protein MARSLKKGPFVDDHLQKKVDAAIESKSKNVIKTWSRRSTVTPDFIGLTFGVHDGRKHVPVYVTENMVGHKLGEFAPTRTFRGHIKDDKKSRRR; this is encoded by the coding sequence GTGGCACGTTCATTGAAAAAGGGACCTTTTGTAGACGACCACCTTCAGAAAAAGGTGGACGCCGCCATCGAGTCCAAAAGCAAGAACGTCATTAAGACCTGGTCGCGTCGCTCGACGGTCACCCCCGATTTCATCGGGTTGACCTTCGGCGTTCACGACGGACGTAAGCACGTTCCGGTGTACGTCACCGAAAACATGGTGGGGCACAAGCTCGGTGAGTTCGCTCCGACGCGTACGTTCCGTGGCCACATTAAAGACGACAAGAAGAGCCGTCGCCGCTAA
- the rplV gene encoding 50S ribosomal protein L22 yields MAQLEQEAPKARAVARYVRVAPRKARRVVDLVRGLPVDEALTTLDFAPYAAARDVYKVVASAQANAENNLGLDPEALMISEIMVDEGPTMRRYRPRAHGRAYRINKRTSHITVTVESVTASGSPSEPTVRRPKAKKPAEAETVESKDDAEKETE; encoded by the coding sequence ATGGCACAACTGGAGCAAGAGGCTCCGAAGGCACGCGCCGTAGCTCGCTACGTTCGCGTGGCTCCGCGCAAAGCGCGCCGCGTCGTGGACCTCGTACGTGGCCTGCCCGTGGACGAGGCGCTGACGACTCTGGATTTCGCGCCGTACGCGGCTGCTCGTGACGTCTACAAGGTCGTCGCTTCAGCCCAAGCTAATGCCGAGAACAACCTCGGTCTGGACCCCGAAGCGCTCATGATCTCCGAGATCATGGTCGACGAAGGGCCCACCATGCGCCGTTACCGTCCGCGCGCTCACGGGCGTGCTTACCGGATCAACAAGCGCACCAGCCATATCACGGTCACGGTGGAATCGGTGACTGCCTCCGGCAGCCCCTCCGAGCCGACCGTCCGTCGCCCGAAGGCCAAGAAGCCTGCGGAGGCGGAGACCGTGGAAAGCAAAGACGACGCCGAGAAGGAGACCGAATAA
- the rpsC gene encoding 30S ribosomal protein S3, producing MGQKVHPTGYRLGISADWTSRWYADKDYADYVGEDVKIRKLLTKGLERAGISHVDIERTRERVRVDIHSARPGIVIGRKGAEADRLRGRLEKLTSKQVQLNIIEVKNPDIDSQLVAQSVAEQLASRVNFRRAMRKSIQSAMRNPQVKGIKIQCSGRLGGAEMSRSEQYREGQVPLHTLRANIDYGFFEAHTTFGRIGVKVWIYKGEATLKEQAEQQVQRRREGGPAGGRGGRGGRGGRGGRGRGGQQQTQQTQSTEKRNNASAEASASAETQKQEG from the coding sequence ATGGGTCAAAAGGTTCACCCTACCGGGTACCGCCTCGGCATCAGCGCTGACTGGACGTCCCGCTGGTACGCCGACAAAGACTACGCCGACTACGTCGGCGAGGACGTCAAGATCCGTAAGCTCCTGACCAAGGGTCTCGAGCGGGCCGGTATCAGCCACGTTGACATCGAACGGACCCGCGAGCGCGTACGCGTGGACATCCACTCCGCGCGCCCCGGTATCGTCATCGGGCGCAAGGGCGCCGAGGCCGATCGTCTGCGCGGTCGCTTGGAGAAGCTCACTTCGAAGCAGGTCCAGCTCAACATTATCGAGGTCAAGAACCCCGATATTGATTCGCAGCTGGTGGCTCAGAGCGTCGCCGAGCAGCTGGCCAGCCGAGTCAACTTCCGTCGCGCGATGCGCAAGTCGATTCAGTCGGCCATGCGCAATCCGCAGGTGAAGGGTATTAAGATCCAGTGCTCCGGTCGTCTGGGTGGAGCGGAAATGTCCCGCTCCGAGCAGTACCGCGAGGGCCAGGTTCCCCTGCACACGCTGCGCGCCAACATTGACTACGGCTTCTTTGAGGCCCACACGACCTTCGGCCGCATCGGTGTGAAGGTGTGGATCTACAAGGGTGAGGCCACGCTCAAGGAGCAGGCCGAGCAGCAAGTGCAGCGTCGCCGTGAGGGCGGCCCAGCCGGTGGACGTGGCGGCCGTGGTGGCCGCGGCGGTCGCGGCGGTCGCGGTCGTGGCGGCCAGCAGCAGACCCAACAGACGCAAAGCACTGAGAAGCGCAACAACGCTTCTGCTGAGGCTTCTGCGTCAGCGGAAACTCAAAAGCAGGAGGGTTAA
- the rplP gene encoding 50S ribosomal protein L16, with product MLMPRKPPRGYRKPHAPKRKGKASRGTRVSFGEYGIQATEHAYVTNRQIEAARIAMTRHIKRGGKVWINIFPDRAITKKPAETRQGSGKGSPEYWVANVKPGRVMFEISFPNEKTANEALMRAIHKLPMKCRIVKREGAGEV from the coding sequence ATGCTTATGCCACGGAAACCACCGCGTGGTTACCGCAAGCCTCACGCCCCGAAGCGTAAGGGTAAGGCATCCCGCGGTACGCGCGTGTCGTTCGGTGAGTATGGCATTCAGGCCACCGAACACGCGTACGTGACCAACCGTCAGATCGAAGCGGCCCGTATCGCCATGACCCGTCACATTAAGCGTGGCGGTAAGGTCTGGATCAACATTTTCCCTGACCGTGCGATCACGAAGAAGCCGGCCGAAACCCGTCAGGGTTCCGGTAAAGGTAGCCCGGAGTACTGGGTTGCCAACGTGAAGCCGGGCCGGGTCATGTTCGAGATTTCGTTCCCGAACGAAAAGACCGCCAATGAGGCGTTGATGCGTGCGATCCACAAGCTTCCGATGAAATGCCGCATCGTAAAGCGTGAAGGTGCAGGTGAAGTCTAA
- the rpmC gene encoding 50S ribosomal protein L29, protein MAVGIDAGELRELGDKELVDKLTEKKDELFNLRVRSATGQLENNHTLGVVKKEIARIYTVMNERRLGLSAAPEEDN, encoded by the coding sequence ATGGCAGTCGGAATTGACGCCGGTGAGCTGCGCGAGCTCGGAGATAAAGAGCTCGTCGACAAGCTGACCGAAAAGAAAGATGAGCTGTTCAACCTTCGGGTTCGTTCAGCCACGGGGCAGCTCGAAAACAACCACACGCTCGGTGTGGTGAAGAAAGAGATCGCCCGTATTTACACTGTCATGAATGAGCGCCGTCTTGGCCTCAGTGCTGCGCCGGAGGAGGATAACTAA
- the rpsQ gene encoding 30S ribosomal protein S17, with product MSENATRGRRKVMEGIVVGDKMDRTAVIEVESRKKHSLYGKVMRTTKKYKAHDENNQCGVGDRVSIMETRPLSKTKRWRLVEILEKAK from the coding sequence ATGAGCGAGAACGCAACTCGTGGCCGGCGTAAAGTAATGGAGGGCATTGTCGTCGGCGACAAAATGGACCGGACTGCCGTCATCGAAGTGGAGAGCCGTAAGAAGCACTCCCTGTACGGCAAGGTCATGCGTACCACTAAGAAATACAAGGCACACGACGAGAACAACCAGTGCGGTGTCGGCGATCGTGTTTCCATCATGGAAACCCGTCCGCTGTCCAAGACCAAGCGCTGGCGTCTGGTCGAAATCCTTGAAAAGGCAAAGTAG
- the rplN gene encoding 50S ribosomal protein L14, whose protein sequence is MIQQESRLKVADNTGARELLCVRVLGGSGRRYAGIGDTIVAAVKEATPGAGVKKGDIVRAVIVRTKKERRRPDGSYVKFDENAAVLVRDGEPRGTRIFGPVARELRDKQFMKVISLAPEVL, encoded by the coding sequence GTGATCCAGCAAGAATCTCGGCTGAAAGTCGCCGACAACACCGGTGCGCGCGAGCTGCTTTGCGTTCGCGTGCTGGGTGGTTCGGGCCGTCGCTACGCCGGCATTGGTGACACCATTGTCGCCGCGGTGAAAGAAGCGACCCCGGGCGCCGGCGTGAAAAAAGGCGACATTGTGAGAGCCGTTATCGTTCGCACCAAGAAGGAACGCCGTCGTCCCGACGGTTCCTACGTTAAGTTCGACGAAAACGCCGCAGTCCTCGTCAGAGACGGTGAACCGCGAGGGACCCGTATCTTCGGCCCTGTCGCCCGCGAACTGCGTGACAAGCAGTTCATGAAGGTCATCTCCCTCGCCCCGGAGGTGTTGTAA
- the rplX gene encoding 50S ribosomal protein L24: protein MKIKSGDRVRIIAGKDKGAEGQVLEAYPRRERVLVEGVNRVTKHVKAGQTARGSQTGGIETHEAAIHVSNVMVLEDGKPTRVGYRIGDDGRKVRISKRTGKDL from the coding sequence ATGAAGATCAAATCAGGCGACCGTGTACGCATCATCGCCGGCAAGGACAAGGGTGCCGAGGGGCAGGTCCTCGAGGCCTACCCGCGGCGTGAGCGTGTCCTCGTCGAAGGTGTCAATCGCGTTACCAAGCACGTTAAAGCCGGTCAGACCGCACGCGGTTCGCAGACCGGTGGGATCGAGACGCATGAGGCGGCGATCCACGTGTCCAACGTGATGGTCCTCGAAGATGGCAAGCCCACCCGCGTGGGTTACCGCATCGGCGACGATGGCCGTAAAGTCCGTATTTCGAAACGGACGGGTAAGGATCTGTAA
- the rplE gene encoding 50S ribosomal protein L5, translating to MTDVAEKVAPRLKEKYNSEIRGKLTDEFKYGNVHEVPGLVKIVVNMGVGDAARDSKLIDGALSDLATITGQKAIVRRAKKSIAQFKLREGQAIGAKVTLRGDRMWEFLDRTLSLALPRIRDFRGLSDRQFDGNGNYTFGLTEQSVFPEIDMDKMDRVRGMDITLVTTAKTNDEGRALLRHLGFPFKENS from the coding sequence ATGACTGACGTAGCTGAAAAAGTCGCTCCGCGTCTAAAGGAGAAGTACAACTCCGAGATCCGCGGCAAGCTGACCGACGAATTCAAGTACGGCAACGTTCACGAGGTTCCCGGTCTGGTGAAAATCGTGGTCAACATGGGTGTGGGTGACGCTGCGCGTGACTCCAAGCTGATTGACGGCGCCCTGTCCGACCTGGCCACCATTACCGGGCAGAAAGCTATCGTGCGTCGCGCTAAGAAGTCCATCGCGCAGTTCAAACTGCGTGAGGGACAGGCCATTGGCGCCAAGGTCACCCTGCGCGGTGACCGGATGTGGGAATTCCTGGACCGGACTCTCTCGTTGGCCCTTCCTCGTATCCGCGACTTCCGTGGACTGTCCGACCGTCAGTTCGACGGCAACGGCAACTACACCTTCGGTCTGACCGAGCAGAGTGTGTTCCCCGAAATCGACATGGATAAGATGGACCGGGTTCGCGGTATGGACATCACCTTGGTGACCACCGCGAAGACCAACGATGAAGGCCGGGCGCTGCTGCGTCACTTGGGCTTCCCGTTTAAGGAGAACAGCTAA
- a CDS encoding type Z 30S ribosomal protein S14, with protein MAKKALIAKQQRKPKFKVRAYTRCQKCGRPHSVYRKFGLCRVCLRDMAHRGELPGVHKASW; from the coding sequence ATGGCAAAGAAAGCGCTCATCGCCAAGCAACAGCGCAAGCCTAAGTTCAAGGTGCGCGCTTACACCCGCTGCCAGAAGTGCGGTCGTCCGCACTCGGTGTACCGCAAGTTCGGCCTCTGCCGCGTGTGCCTGCGTGACATGGCGCACCGTGGAGAGCTGCCCGGCGTTCACAAGGCCAGCTGGTAG
- the rpsH gene encoding 30S ribosomal protein S8 — protein sequence MTMTDPIADMLTRLRNANQAFHESTSMPHSKTKAAIAEVLKQEGYIADWHAEEPKEGTVGKKLVVDLKFGANRERSLSGLRRVSKPGLRVYAKSSELPRVLGGLGVAIVSTSGGLLTDRQARKRNVGGEVLAYVW from the coding sequence ATGACAATGACCGATCCGATCGCAGACATGTTGACCCGTCTGCGGAATGCCAACCAGGCATTTCACGAATCGACGTCAATGCCTCACTCCAAGACCAAAGCGGCTATCGCCGAGGTCTTGAAGCAGGAAGGTTACATCGCCGACTGGCACGCCGAAGAGCCCAAGGAAGGCACCGTCGGCAAAAAGCTGGTCGTCGACCTCAAGTTCGGTGCCAACCGGGAGCGTTCGCTCTCCGGCCTGCGTCGTGTTTCGAAGCCCGGTCTGCGGGTGTACGCCAAGTCCAGTGAACTGCCGCGAGTGCTCGGTGGTCTGGGTGTGGCGATCGTATCCACGTCCGGTGGTCTACTCACCGACCGTCAAGCTCGTAAACGTAACGTCGGCGGCGAAGTTCTCGCCTACGTCTGGTAA
- the rplF gene encoding 50S ribosomal protein L6 has product MSRVGKAPISVPSGVDISVNGVAVTVKGPKGELSQEIPEEISVEVEDGTIKVSRPDDERKSRALHGLVRSLINNMVQGVSEGFRKTLEINGTGYRGQAKGKGVELSLGYSHSIQVDAPEGITLTLEKPTILHIDGIDKQLVGQVAANIRGLRPPEPYKGKGVKYADERIRRKAGKAGK; this is encoded by the coding sequence ATGTCCCGTGTTGGGAAAGCACCGATTTCAGTTCCCTCCGGCGTTGACATTTCCGTCAACGGCGTTGCGGTCACCGTTAAGGGCCCGAAGGGTGAACTGTCGCAGGAAATTCCGGAAGAGATCTCGGTTGAGGTCGAAGACGGCACCATCAAGGTGTCCCGCCCCGACGACGAGCGGAAGAGCCGTGCGCTGCACGGGCTCGTACGCAGCCTGATCAATAACATGGTTCAGGGCGTCTCGGAAGGCTTCCGTAAGACTTTGGAAATCAACGGTACCGGTTACCGTGGGCAAGCCAAGGGTAAAGGCGTCGAGCTCAGCCTCGGCTACAGCCACAGCATTCAGGTCGACGCACCTGAAGGCATCACCCTGACGCTGGAAAAGCCCACCATTCTGCACATCGACGGTATCGACAAGCAGCTGGTCGGTCAGGTTGCCGCGAACATTCGCGGTCTGCGTCCACCGGAACCGTACAAGGGCAAGGGCGTTAAGTACGCGGACGAGCGCATTCGCCGCAAGGCCGGAAAGGCAGGTAAGTAG
- the rplR gene encoding 50S ribosomal protein L18, with amino-acid sequence MGAKLQKRSKTAPKAYRRRVARDRRHFRLRKKVHGSSARPRLAVFRSDLHITAQVINDDEGHTLAAASSVEASFDDFEGTKTDKAKKVGELVAERAKEAGVDAVVFDRGGRKYHGRIAALADAARNGGLTF; translated from the coding sequence ATGGGTGCCAAACTGCAGAAGCGAAGCAAAACCGCTCCGAAGGCGTACCGCCGTCGGGTGGCTCGCGACCGTCGCCATTTCCGTCTGCGCAAGAAGGTTCACGGCAGCTCGGCGCGTCCGCGCCTCGCGGTATTCCGTTCCGACTTGCACATCACCGCTCAGGTCATCAACGACGACGAGGGCCACACGTTGGCCGCTGCCTCCAGTGTCGAGGCGTCGTTTGACGACTTCGAGGGCACCAAGACCGACAAAGCGAAAAAGGTCGGTGAACTGGTGGCCGAGCGCGCCAAGGAAGCGGGCGTCGACGCGGTCGTATTCGACCGTGGTGGCCGCAAATACCACGGCCGCATCGCCGCACTGGCCGATGCAGCCCGCAACGGCGGCCTTACGTTTTAG